In Paracoccaceae bacterium Fryx2, a single genomic region encodes these proteins:
- a CDS encoding DNA-binding protein, with translation MSETMTLEPTTEPLSLLSDWISREHLAEDLMLKPDTLSRWEARREGPPCMRIGRKVFYRRSSVEQWLLNREQSRAPRQRRSRR, from the coding sequence ATGTCAGAGACGATGACACTTGAACCGACCACCGAGCCTTTGAGCCTGCTCTCGGACTGGATCAGCCGCGAGCATCTGGCCGAAGACCTTATGCTGAAGCCCGACACGCTGTCGCGCTGGGAGGCCAGGCGCGAGGGACCGCCCTGCATGCGCATTGGGCGCAAGGTCTTCTATCGCCGCAGCAGCGTCGAGCAGTGGCTGCTGAACCGTGAGCAAAGCCGCGCGCCCCGTCAACGGAGGAGCCGTCGATGA
- a CDS encoding VRR-NUC domain-containing protein, which translates to MKRRGTPEADLQRAVVVALRFALPKGAIIHHCVNEVTEAGPRGAKRQAILVGMGVHAGFADLIVLCDGRVLFLELKSLKGRLSPTQEAFRDAMLAQGFGWALVRSLDDALGALADHGFTTRVVSHDTFQRAEATLVRRAQP; encoded by the coding sequence ATGAAGCGGCGCGGGACACCGGAGGCAGATCTGCAACGCGCTGTTGTGGTCGCCCTTCGCTTTGCCCTCCCAAAGGGGGCAATCATTCATCACTGCGTCAACGAGGTAACCGAGGCAGGTCCCCGTGGGGCGAAGCGCCAGGCGATCCTTGTGGGCATGGGTGTGCATGCAGGTTTTGCGGATTTGATCGTGCTCTGCGATGGCCGCGTACTGTTCCTGGAGCTGAAATCCCTCAAGGGGCGGCTGAGCCCCACGCAGGAGGCGTTTCGAGATGCCATGCTGGCGCAGGGCTTTGGCTGGGCACTGGTGCGCAGTCTCGACGATGCGCTGGGTGCACTTGCCGATCATGGGTTCACCACCCGCGTGGTCAGTCACGACACATTTCAGCGCGCTGAGGCCACCTTGGTGCGGAGGGCCCAGCCATGA
- a CDS encoding helix-turn-helix domain-containing protein gives MSHKATVWAIQQRGLKPATKIVLWFLCDRHNPDFGCFPTQARLADDAEMSISALNEHLAKLEKLHLIHRVRVHDPRTHKRQATRYILGFEEVFPQEPTPETGHGLSRTEEEQHVDPTPETGDRAISGFSTKPSPDFAQSHLRNPETNLVREPLSKPVKEEEDAQARDSNFENFFAELLGALGFAADASLPAWWQGLPAQLHVRRWIDDLGLSEDRIIETATETRRDHPNPPDGPKALDRFMERAAQRDAQAAADASGGKAKRQRKRDVGPPPSEDQLAAFYAAKVNSDEYLPASMISNAMCEAMLARGLVTRERLLLRKGR, from the coding sequence ATGAGCCACAAAGCGACTGTCTGGGCCATCCAGCAACGCGGGCTGAAGCCTGCCACCAAGATCGTGCTCTGGTTTCTGTGCGACCGGCACAACCCGGATTTCGGCTGTTTTCCGACGCAGGCCCGGCTTGCCGATGATGCCGAAATGTCGATCTCGGCGCTGAACGAACACCTCGCCAAGTTGGAAAAACTGCACTTGATCCACCGCGTCCGCGTCCATGATCCGCGCACGCACAAGCGCCAGGCGACACGCTACATCTTGGGGTTTGAAGAAGTGTTTCCACAAGAGCCAACTCCGGAAACCGGACACGGTTTAAGCAGAACAGAGGAAGAACAACACGTCGACCCAACTCCGGAAACCGGAGATAGGGCCATCTCCGGATTTTCGACAAAGCCATCTCCGGATTTTGCCCAAAGCCATCTCCGGAATCCGGAGACTAACCTTGTAAGGGAACCTTTAAGTAAACCTGTAAAGGAGGAGGAGGACGCGCAAGCGCGAGATTCCAATTTTGAGAATTTCTTCGCAGAACTGCTCGGCGCGCTGGGCTTTGCCGCCGATGCCAGCCTCCCAGCGTGGTGGCAGGGCTTACCAGCGCAATTGCACGTTCGCCGCTGGATCGATGACCTCGGGTTGTCTGAGGATCGGATCATCGAGACCGCCACCGAGACTCGGCGCGATCACCCGAACCCGCCCGATGGCCCAAAGGCGCTGGATCGGTTCATGGAACGCGCCGCTCAGCGTGATGCGCAGGCCGCAGCAGATGCAAGCGGCGGGAAAGCCAAACGGCAGCGCAAGCGCGATGTTGGCCCTCCACCCAGTGAAGATCAACTCGCGGCCTTTTACGCCGCCAAGGTGAACTCCGACGAATATCTGCCCGCCAGCATGATCAGCAACGCCATGTGCGAGGCCATGCTGGCGCGTGGCCTTGTCACCCGCGAGCGGCTGCTGCTGCGAAAGGGGCGGTGA
- a CDS encoding DNA methyltransferase translates to MSLHPGTATYNPAGNSDFTRKAEALALGITNWSTPKATDGAKGGPGQSYGSGGTPPLPAQAAQWQTPVADDQVDRLRGKINSRGEPKLSAQAIQWPTPAAQNWKGSSAASITRADGKSRMDILHYRAEQGFTHPDPAIGRHGRRFSPHGPISRPLWASMIALHGRVVSRRILKARARRRLNPIFVGWLMGWPIGHALCACSATEFILWQQRMRGALSQLPMASGPWIWRPTEGTEGPAQMSLFDGSLP, encoded by the coding sequence ATGAGCCTGCATCCGGGCACGGCCACCTACAACCCGGCGGGCAACAGCGACTTCACCCGCAAGGCGGAAGCGCTTGCGCTGGGCATCACGAACTGGTCGACGCCCAAGGCGACGGACGGCGCGAAGGGCGGGCCGGGTCAGAGCTATGGTTCGGGCGGCACCCCACCCCTGCCAGCACAGGCGGCTCAATGGCAGACGCCGGTGGCGGACGATCAGGTCGACCGGCTGCGCGGCAAGATCAACAGCCGGGGCGAGCCGAAGTTGTCGGCGCAGGCGATCCAGTGGCCGACACCGGCGGCGCAGAACTGGAAGGGCAGCAGTGCGGCCAGCATCACCCGCGCCGATGGCAAGAGCCGGATGGATATCCTGCACTACCGGGCGGAGCAGGGCTTCACCCACCCGGACCCGGCGATCGGGAGGCATGGGCGGCGGTTCTCACCGCACGGCCCGATCTCGCGCCCGCTGTGGGCTTCAATGATTGCCTTGCATGGGCGGGTCGTCTCGCGACGGATCCTGAAAGCCCGGGCACGGCGGCGGCTCAATCCGATCTTCGTCGGATGGCTGATGGGCTGGCCCATCGGGCATGCGCTCTGCGCCTGCTCGGCAACGGAGTTCATCCTCTGGCAGCAGCGCATGCGTGGCGCACTCTCGCAGCTGCCCATGGCCTCGGGCCCTTGGATCTGGCGGCCGACCGAGGGAACGGAGGGCCCAGCGCAAATGAGCCTCTTTGACGGATCGCTGCCATGA
- a CDS encoding WYL domain-containing protein: MTYVPFSKTLELMKLADMAALRPKGVSLLDIQATFNVNHRSAQRMARALETVFPAVNVRIDLTDRRKWWSFAGDTRQLRLQGIQDDELSALEMGIRRALREGAATEARALKTLRNRVISLHPVGEVLRAEVDAEATLQARGHTCRPSPHTSYDPEILEVIDLALKGPFKLEITYLGERDDAPCMRTVEPYGVLFGLRCYLVCRVPDADKRTRHLQIDRILKARRLNESFARDQEFDLHAHAARTFGSFDSETEFGTVIWRFNKRAAPFARDYVFHPNQILQDDQDGGLIVSFEAGGWLEMAWHLYKWGDTVEVVAPDELRELVSEHRRSDFPSFP; the protein is encoded by the coding sequence ATGACCTATGTTCCCTTTTCAAAAACGCTGGAGTTGATGAAGCTCGCCGACATGGCAGCCCTGCGCCCAAAGGGCGTCAGCCTCTTGGATATTCAGGCCACCTTCAATGTAAACCACCGCAGCGCGCAGCGCATGGCACGTGCGCTGGAGACTGTCTTCCCGGCGGTGAACGTGCGCATCGATTTGACCGACCGCCGGAAATGGTGGTCATTTGCAGGGGATACGCGCCAATTGCGATTGCAGGGCATCCAGGATGACGAACTCTCCGCGCTGGAGATGGGTATACGCCGGGCTCTGCGGGAAGGGGCCGCAACCGAAGCGAGAGCACTGAAAACTTTACGCAATCGCGTGATATCGCTTCATCCCGTGGGCGAGGTCCTGCGCGCTGAGGTGGACGCGGAGGCCACGCTGCAAGCTCGGGGACATACCTGTCGCCCCAGCCCTCATACCTCCTATGATCCCGAAATTCTCGAGGTGATCGATCTGGCCCTCAAGGGACCGTTCAAGCTGGAAATCACCTATCTGGGTGAGCGGGATGATGCCCCCTGCATGCGCACTGTTGAGCCATACGGGGTTCTGTTCGGTCTGCGCTGTTATCTCGTTTGCCGCGTGCCCGATGCGGACAAACGCACCAGGCATTTGCAGATTGATCGTATCCTCAAGGCCCGACGCCTGAACGAGAGCTTTGCACGGGATCAGGAATTTGACCTCCATGCACATGCCGCGCGAACATTTGGGTCGTTTGATTCAGAAACCGAATTTGGCACCGTGATTTGGCGCTTTAACAAACGTGCGGCACCCTTCGCGCGGGACTATGTGTTTCATCCCAATCAGATACTGCAGGATGACCAAGATGGCGGTCTGATCGTCAGCTTTGAGGCGGGCGGTTGGTTGGAGATGGCCTGGCATCTTTACAAATGGGGCGACACGGTTGAAGTCGTCGCTCCGGATGAATTGCGCGAGCTGGTTTCTGAACACCGGCGCAGTGATTTCCCCTCATTTCCATAA
- a CDS encoding site-specific integrase, translating into MVKRLKLNEKALREAEPIEGNSYQIFDTEILGLAAKVQTSGMRTFTLDYRYAGRQRRMTIGRWPEWSVTAARERAKDLRRMIDEGQDPLAAKEELREAPHITDMIDRYIREHLPKLAQVNAGDQTSMLRQMLEPAWGDRLVTDITKSDVAKFLDFVAEGRPRPCKLKPNNRARKLQGHKPTPVRANRVGEVLRKMFTLAVEWEWRADNPAQGFHRRLEHARERFLSPEELVRLAAALDKAADQRGASIMRLCMLTGARVGEVRTARFEQFNLDYAIWSKPASTTKQRKIHRVPISQDVVAIVRQRKLVVPKENVWLFPGDAIGKPVREVRRFWLKIRQEADLPDVRIHDLRHTFASLLVSGGASLEVIGRLLGHSQMQTTQRYAHLMESPLRAGVDSVASIFRPRPQLVHDADKDNRSA; encoded by the coding sequence ATGGTCAAACGATTGAAACTGAATGAGAAAGCTCTGCGTGAGGCAGAGCCAATCGAGGGCAACAGCTACCAGATTTTTGACACAGAAATTCTTGGTCTTGCGGCAAAGGTGCAGACGTCCGGCATGCGGACGTTCACGCTGGATTACCGTTACGCCGGGCGCCAGCGGCGCATGACCATTGGCCGCTGGCCAGAGTGGAGTGTGACGGCCGCGCGCGAACGTGCCAAAGACCTGCGCCGCATGATCGACGAAGGTCAGGATCCGCTGGCGGCCAAGGAAGAGCTGCGCGAAGCGCCACACATCACCGACATGATCGACCGTTACATCCGCGAACACCTGCCCAAACTGGCACAGGTCAACGCGGGTGATCAGACATCAATGCTCCGGCAGATGCTTGAGCCTGCATGGGGTGACCGGCTGGTCACCGACATCACCAAATCTGATGTTGCGAAGTTTTTGGATTTTGTGGCCGAGGGCCGACCGCGCCCCTGCAAGCTAAAGCCCAACAACCGCGCGCGCAAGCTTCAGGGCCACAAGCCAACGCCAGTACGCGCCAACCGCGTGGGCGAGGTGCTGCGCAAGATGTTCACATTGGCCGTGGAATGGGAGTGGCGCGCAGACAACCCCGCGCAGGGCTTTCACCGGCGGCTTGAGCATGCCCGCGAGCGCTTCCTGAGCCCCGAGGAGTTGGTCCGGCTTGCCGCAGCACTCGACAAAGCGGCGGATCAGCGGGGCGCTTCAATCATGCGCCTGTGTATGCTGACCGGCGCGCGCGTCGGCGAGGTGCGCACGGCGCGGTTTGAACAGTTCAACCTCGACTACGCCATCTGGTCAAAACCCGCATCGACCACCAAGCAGCGCAAGATCCACCGTGTGCCGATATCGCAAGACGTGGTGGCCATCGTGCGCCAGCGCAAGCTGGTGGTACCGAAAGAAAATGTATGGCTCTTTCCCGGCGATGCCATCGGTAAGCCCGTGCGGGAAGTCCGCCGCTTCTGGCTCAAAATCCGGCAGGAGGCCGATCTGCCAGATGTGCGCATCCACGATCTGCGCCACACCTTCGCGTCGCTTCTGGTCAGCGGTGGCGCCTCACTCGAAGTCATCGGGCGGCTGCTTGGCCACAGCCAGATGCAAACAACACAGCGTTATGCCCATTTGATGGAATCGCCACTGCGTGCAGGCGTGGACAGCGTGGCCAGCATTTTCCGGCCACGCCCCCAGCTTGTCCATGATGCCGACAAGGACAATCGCTCAGCCTAA